The following DNA comes from Legionella sp. PATHC032.
GAAACAATGGTGAAGGCCAACTTGATTTTTTATCTTGGCAGCAGGGCCTTATTTCATTACTGAAGTCTTTGAACAAGCCAATCCTTGTTACGCATAGTTTTTCAGGAATGTTCACGCTGAATTTACCCGAAGTCGAGAATCATTTAAGTGGGCTTGTTTTAATGAATACAACAACAACCAACAGTTTCTTTCAGCATGTTAACGAAATGCGTCAAAAACATAATTTACCGGATTTAGTCCCTGCTGCGAGCCAATATCATTTATATCCATCCAACGAAACCTATAAAAAATTTTGGGACACTTATAAACATTATTGTTTTACTCAAGAAGAACTACCTATTGGAGAGCAAATGATGGAATTATTTGCCTACAACAATGAATCCTATCATTATGCGATCGAGCATTTTTATAATGATTTTCACTATAAGTGGCATCCTCAAATCATTCCAACTATGACCATTGCCAGTGAACTTGATTACATTTGCCCACCTGCAATATTTATTCAGGATAAAAGTTTCCAATGCCAAAATGTGATTAATAAGATAATTGATAAGGCAGGTCATTGTCCCTGGATACTGCACCTTGAGCAAGTTCAAAAATGCTTTGATGAATTTGCTGCTATGATACAAGCAATAAACACTGAGAGAACTTTATAACAAGCTAATATCCCAAAACTGCCTCAATTTTCTGTAAATACCTCACTACAGAACCCCTATTACTTTCAAGAACTGAACTGGCGTTTGTAACCATAGTGTTTTGAGATTCTTTATCCTGATATAACTTGATAATGGCATCAACTAACTCATTGACATGATTCACTAGCAAAATTGCCTGAGCTTCTTTAAGCTCTCTGCAAATTGTTTTAAAGTTATGTACTTGATTCCCACTTAAAACAGGCACATTCATTGCGATTGGCTCCAATACATTATGACCACCAACCGGGACAAGGCTGCCGCCAACAAAAGCAAAATCACTAATTTGATAAAATCCCAAAAGCTCACCCAAACTGTCCAGTATAACTACTTCATTCTCTCTGGAAATCGTATTCAAATTGCTACGACATCCAGTATTAAATCCTGTTTGAACACTCAACTGATAGACCGTTTGAAACCGTTCTGGATGGCGCGGAGCAATTAATAACACTACTCCTGGAATAGCCCCCTGCAACCGAGGTAGCTGAAATAAAATCTGAGACTCCTCATCGTCATGAGTGCTTGCTGCAATGATGGTAAGTCTATCCTCTCCCCAATGACTTTTTAACTCCCTGTATTTACTACTATCAACAGAATTAATTTGCAAATCAAACTTCATATTCCCTAATACATGGACTAAATCGGCATTTGCACCCAAGGCAATGAATCTTTCAGCATCTTCATTGCTTTGAGTCAAAATCCCTGAAAATTGATTCAAAACCGGTTTAAATAAAAATTTGAGCTTTAGGTATCCTTGCAAGGAGCGATCAGATAAGCGTCCATTCGCCAGAAATAATGCCACTCCTGAAGCATGAGCCTGATTAATTAAATTAGGCCACAATTCCGT
Coding sequences within:
- a CDS encoding alpha/beta hydrolase; translated protein: MYFMYFTNYGYRLNQIKKGSGKDWLFLPGGPGLGSEYLAGFCSNLTLQGTVSLVDFPKDGNNGEGQLDFLSWQQGLISLLKSLNKPILVTHSFSGMFTLNLPEVENHLSGLVLMNTTTTNSFFQHVNEMRQKHNLPDLVPAASQYHLYPSNETYKKFWDTYKHYCFTQEELPIGEQMMELFAYNNESYHYAIEHFYNDFHYKWHPQIIPTMTIASELDYICPPAIFIQDKSFQCQNVINKIIDKAGHCPWILHLEQVQKCFDEFAAMIQAINTERTL
- the waaA gene encoding lipid IV(A) 3-deoxy-D-manno-octulosonic acid transferase is translated as MRFVYSFLMYLLTPYLLFRLWWKGRKLPAYRQRIGERFCLGLQENAPVDVWVHAVSLGEVIAATPLIDAMLDKRWSVLVTTMTPTGSERVKSRFGHKVMHQYLPYDLPCVLKRFFKRTRPRVGVIMETELWPNLINQAHASGVALFLANGRLSDRSLQGYLKLKFLFKPVLNQFSGILTQSNEDAERFIALGANADLVHVLGNMKFDLQINSVDSSKYRELKSHWGEDRLTIIAASTHDDEESQILFQLPRLQGAIPGVVLLIAPRHPERFQTVYQLSVQTGFNTGCRSNLNTISRENEVVILDSLGELLGFYQISDFAFVGGSLVPVGGHNVLEPIAMNVPVLSGNQVHNFKTICRELKEAQAILLVNHVNELVDAIIKLYQDKESQNTMVTNASSVLESNRGSVVRYLQKIEAVLGY